Proteins from a single region of Bacteroidota bacterium:
- a CDS encoding BspA family leucine-rich repeat surface protein has translation MQDHLTTFFKITSLLMLLSIDYFGVTATPFITKWKPAGTSFVIPTSGAGYNYDIYVYDPSNTIVSSATSVTGGYTASGLTAGTTYRVEILGSFPRMYFNDSGSKLDIIDITQWGDFAWKNFAYSFYGCSNMDITATDTPVLTNVKSLYRMFRACTSLNGSSANWDWHTVTINNMSELFYDATNFNNKIGGWDVSNVTNMASMFRGASAFNQDINYNSGTGAWDVSSVTDMSSMLRGATDFNQDISGWKTHSIVDMNSMFRDAMNFNGDISAWDVSNVTNMTSMFFGASSFNIDISSWNTGNVLAMNSMFRNAGVFNRNLNTSGSDWDVSNVTNMSYMFSGAVAFNGDISNWDVSNVTNMSNMFSGASIFNRDISGWVVSNVTSMTTMFNNANAFDQNLGSWDLQNVTTMTAMLNSSNGGGLSCKNFGLTLKGWAANITTPSSITLGAGNRYLPNTVDKDWLINNKGWTFSGTDRGICTQTWLGTNSTDWADGTSWNLGFVPGNGAIINIDASAANLLKLDQDRVVATLNFNGANLNVVLGDYNLTVTTVNGADANNYIETNGTGHTFRSIANNTTFIFPVGNTYYNPVSIRNRTGSADIFSTRVLDEAYENGLSGSALNAGKTPHVKATWDISKASPNGGSGVNFVFTWDPAQETGPLATPTLNHYNSIMSLWEIASGTSSAGVNTVTLTGYTGSFSPFAIGWSSAIPLPVELAAFNAIPDHNKRIVKLSWITAQEVNNDRFEILRSTDGRNWENIGTVAGQGTSYQQTSYTFIDHNPADANYYRLNQIDYNSTATLSDIRFVHFQSTSAHPTTIYPNPTQGKLTINALQGDEYVITDLYGRVVAQGVLASDIVEINLADLNKGMYFVKVGEITQRIVLH, from the coding sequence ATGCAAGACCACCTTACAACATTTTTCAAAATCACATCCTTGTTGATGCTCTTGTCTATTGATTATTTTGGGGTGACAGCAACTCCTTTTATCACAAAATGGAAACCCGCGGGAACATCATTTGTTATTCCTACATCAGGTGCCGGATATAATTATGACATTTATGTATATGACCCTTCTAACACAATTGTTTCATCAGCAACAAGCGTAACGGGTGGATATACTGCGAGCGGATTGACAGCAGGAACTACGTACCGCGTGGAGATTTTAGGCAGTTTCCCCAGAATGTACTTTAATGATAGTGGCAGCAAATTGGACATCATTGACATTACGCAATGGGGCGATTTTGCATGGAAAAATTTCGCTTATTCTTTCTATGGCTGTTCCAACATGGATATAACTGCCACAGATACCCCCGTATTAACAAATGTAAAATCCTTGTACAGAATGTTCAGAGCATGTACATCCCTCAACGGTTCTTCGGCTAATTGGGATTGGCATACCGTTACCATCAACAACATGAGCGAATTGTTTTATGACGCAACAAATTTTAACAATAAGATTGGAGGCTGGGATGTCAGTAACGTTACTAATATGGCAAGTATGTTCAGAGGGGCAAGCGCATTTAATCAAGATATAAACTACAATTCAGGAACGGGGGCATGGGATGTAAGTAGTGTTACAGATATGTCAAGTATGTTAAGAGGCGCTACAGATTTTAATCAGGACATAAGCGGCTGGAAGACTCATTCAATTGTCGATATGAATTCTATGTTTAGGGATGCTATGAATTTTAATGGTGATATTAGTGCTTGGGATGTAAGTAACGTTACTAATATGACAAGTATGTTCTTTGGGGCAAGCTCGTTCAACATCGATATTAGTAGTTGGAACACAGGAAATGTTCTCGCAATGAATTCTATGTTCAGAAATGCAGGTGTATTTAACAGAAATTTAAATACTTCCGGAAGTGATTGGGATGTAAGCAATGTAACCAATATGTCATACATGTTTTCCGGAGCTGTGGCTTTTAACGGTGATATTAGCAATTGGGATGTGAGCAATGTAACAAACATGTCAAATATGTTTAGTGGTGCCAGTATATTCAATAGAGATATCAGCGGTTGGGTTGTAAGTAATGTTACCTCAATGACTACTATGTTTAATAATGCTAATGCTTTTGACCAAAATTTGGGTAGTTGGGATTTGCAGAATGTTACCACAATGACTGCTATGTTAAATTCCTCTAATGGAGGCGGCTTAAGCTGCAAGAACTTTGGACTCACGCTAAAAGGATGGGCAGCAAATATAACAACGCCAAGCTCCATCACATTGGGTGCCGGCAACCGTTATCTACCCAACACAGTTGACAAGGACTGGCTCATCAATAACAAAGGTTGGACATTCTCCGGAACTGATAGAGGCATTTGCACTCAGACATGGTTAGGTACGAATAGTACAGACTGGGCAGATGGTACAAGTTGGAATCTGGGATTTGTGCCAGGAAACGGAGCTATCATCAATATTGATGCTTCGGCTGCCAATCTACTCAAGTTAGACCAAGATAGAGTTGTAGCCACGCTGAATTTTAACGGGGCTAATCTCAATGTTGTATTAGGAGATTATAATTTGACTGTAACAACCGTAAACGGTGCAGATGCGAATAATTATATTGAGACTAATGGTACCGGACATACGTTCCGTTCTATTGCTAATAATACAACATTTATTTTCCCTGTCGGCAACACATACTACAATCCGGTATCTATTCGTAACAGAACAGGTTCGGCAGACATTTTCTCAACAAGAGTGTTAGATGAAGCGTATGAAAATGGGTTATCAGGAAGTGCCTTGAATGCCGGTAAAACACCGCACGTAAAAGCTACTTGGGATATAAGCAAAGCAAGTCCAAATGGAGGCAGCGGTGTCAATTTCGTCTTTACATGGGACCCTGCTCAGGAAACAGGTCCTTTAGCGACACCAACATTAAATCACTACAATAGTATTATGTCGCTTTGGGAGATAGCCTCAGGCACAAGTAGTGCCGGAGTCAATACCGTAACCCTTACTGGATACACCGGTTCTTTTTCGCCTTTTGCAATCGGGTGGTCAAGTGCTATCCCTTTGCCTGTGGAACTTGCAGCATTTAACGCCATTCCGGACCACAACAAACGTATTGTGAAACTGTCATGGATAACAGCCCAAGAAGTGAATAATGACAGATTTGAAATCCTTCGCAGCACAGACGGACGAAATTGGGAAAACATTGGCACAGTAGCCGGACAAGGAACAAGTTACCAACAAACCTCATACACGTTCATTGACCACAACCCAGCTGATGCAAACTATTACCGCCTTAATCAAATTGATTACAACAGCACAGCAACCCTAAGTGATATCCGTTTTGTACACTTCCAATCAACTTCAGCACACCCAACAACAATATACCCAAATCCTACACAAGGCAAACTTACTATCAATGCCTTACAAGGTGATGAGTATGTGATTACAGACCTCTACGGACGTGTTGTTGCACAAGGCGTTTTGGCTTCCGACATTGTAGAAATCAATCTTGCTGATTTGAACAAAGGAATGTATTTTGTCAAAGTAGGAGAAATAACCCAAAGGATTGTGTTGCACTAA
- the rocD gene encoding ornithine--oxo-acid transaminase, whose translation MSSQRDAQYYINLEKQYGAFNYEPIPVVLAKGRGVYVEDVEGKQYIDCLSAYSAVNQGHCHPRIVKVMQEQAATLTLTSRAFYNDKLGIFEEYITNLLGYERVLPMNSGVEACETAIKLCRKWAYLVKGIPANKARIIFAQGNFWGRSIAAVSSSTDPSSYKDFGPFVPNFDLIPYNDIDALEQKIKEEHIAGFMAEPIQGEAGVIVPDEGYIKKVAALCKKHNVLFIADEVQSGIGRTGAMLCCDHDGVKPDILVLGKALSGGMMPVSAVLSRDEIMLTLKPGEHGSTFGGNPLASVIAVEALKVIVEEKLAENARDMGEIFREELNKLPKSRVSAVRGKGLLNAIDIIPFEDGKTAKHVCLKLKENGLLAKQTHEHTIRFAPPLVITKEQVYEATNIIRNTLNEMM comes from the coding sequence ATGTCAAGCCAAAGAGATGCTCAATACTATATTAACCTTGAAAAACAATATGGAGCCTTTAACTATGAACCCATCCCGGTTGTTTTAGCAAAAGGGCGCGGAGTGTATGTGGAAGATGTAGAAGGAAAGCAATACATAGACTGTCTCAGTGCTTATAGTGCTGTTAATCAAGGACATTGCCACCCCCGAATTGTAAAGGTGATGCAGGAACAGGCGGCAACACTAACACTTACCTCGCGTGCATTTTACAATGATAAATTAGGAATTTTTGAAGAATACATTACTAATCTGCTGGGTTATGAGCGTGTACTCCCTATGAATAGTGGAGTTGAAGCATGCGAAACCGCAATCAAGCTATGTCGCAAATGGGCGTATCTTGTCAAAGGTATTCCCGCTAACAAAGCAAGAATAATCTTTGCCCAAGGCAATTTTTGGGGACGTTCAATAGCAGCCGTCAGTAGCAGCACCGACCCTTCGAGCTACAAGGATTTCGGTCCTTTTGTGCCAAATTTTGATTTGATTCCCTACAACGACATAGATGCGTTGGAGCAAAAAATCAAGGAAGAACATATTGCAGGATTTATGGCAGAACCTATTCAGGGAGAAGCAGGTGTTATAGTGCCTGATGAAGGTTACATAAAAAAAGTAGCAGCATTGTGCAAAAAACACAATGTTCTCTTTATCGCAGACGAGGTACAGTCAGGCATAGGACGCACCGGAGCTATGTTGTGCTGCGACCATGATGGGGTGAAACCCGATATTCTCGTTCTGGGAAAAGCATTGTCAGGAGGCATGATGCCTGTTTCTGCTGTATTGAGCCGTGATGAAATTATGCTTACCTTAAAGCCCGGTGAACATGGTTCTACTTTTGGCGGTAATCCGCTTGCTTCTGTTATTGCTGTGGAAGCTCTCAAAGTAATAGTGGAAGAAAAATTGGCGGAAAATGCACGAGACATGGGAGAAATATTTCGTGAAGAACTTAATAAACTACCCAAATCAAGAGTGAGCGCGGTGAGAGGCAAGGGTTTGCTTAATGCTATTGATATTATTCCTTTTGAAGACGGAAAAACTGCCAAACACGTTTGCCTCAAACTCAAAGAAAACGGACTGCTTGCCAAACAAACTCATGAACACACCATTCGCTTTGCTCCTCCGCTTGTGATTACGAAGGAACAAGTATATGAAGCTACGAATATCATTCGTAACACATTGAATGAGATGATGTAA